The following are encoded together in the Lactuca sativa cultivar Salinas chromosome 1, Lsat_Salinas_v11, whole genome shotgun sequence genome:
- the LOC111916641 gene encoding major allergen Pru ar 1 gives MGVLTYTDEHISTIPPSRIFKASIIDSHNLMPKLLPDAIKSVEFIKGDGGAGSIKQINFAGGFVKHEIDEMNEKTFTYKYSLIEGMGISDKIEKVSYDIKFEDSSDNGTIAKMTTTIYTHGDFELKEEELNAGKEKVLGLYKVVEAYLLKNPDAYV, from the exons ATGGGTGTCTTGACATATACCGATGAACACATTTCAACCATCCCTCCATCAAGAATTTTCAAAGCCTCAATTATCGACTCCCACAATTTGATGCCAAAACTCTTGCCAGATGCTATTAAAAGTGTTGAGTTTATCAAAGGTGATGGTGGGGCCGGAAGCATTAAGCAGATTAACTTTGCAGGAG GTTTTGTGAAGCACGAAATAGATGAAATGAATGAGAAGACATTCACATACAAGTATAGTTTGATTGAAGGTATGGGCATATCAGACAAGATTGAAAAGGTGTCGTATGATATTAAGTTTGAGGATTCATCTGATAATGGCACCATTGCAAAAATGACCACAACTATTTACACCCATGGTGATTTTGAGCTCAAGGAAGAAGAACTAAATGCAGGCAAAGAAAAGGTTTTAGGGCTTTACAAGGTTGTGGAAGCTTACCTCCTCAAAAACCCTGATGCATATGTCTAA
- the LOC111916540 gene encoding secreted RxLR effector protein 161-like: protein MLGSKPIPFPIEQNLKLDHCENEDKVDASKFCRLIGRLLYLQAMQTDITYSVNVLSQFVVDPRCSHLDSLHRVLRYLKGTVGQGVLLPKSGDYVLTTFSDFDWLGCPYTRRSMTGYLIVFGGASVSWKTKKQSMVSRSSAEAEYRAMASTVSEIIWIHWLLRDLQVGVDGPTTLFNMTTKPPDTSRTIPFFMNARSMLKWIVFLFVNEYFKGDYAHAN from the coding sequence ATGCTAGGTTCTAAACCTATTCCGTTTCCTATTGAACAAAATTTGAAACTTGATCACTGTGAGAATGAAGATAAGGTTGATGCAAGCAAATTTTGTCGGCTTATTGGACGCTTGTTGTATCTACAAGCCATGCAAACTGATATTACATACTCGGTTAATGTTTTGAGCCAATTTGTTGTCGATCCTCGATGTAGTCACTTGGACTCTTTACACCGCGTGCTACGATACTTAAAAGGCACAGTTGGACAAGGTGTTCTTTTACCGAAAAGTGGAGATTACGTGTTGACAACATTTTCTGATTTTGATTGGCTAGGGTGTCCATACACGCGTCGCTCCATGACCGGTTATTTGATCGTGTTTGGTGGTGCTTCGGTTTCTTGGAAAACTAAGAAACAATCGATGGTCTCACGATCTTCAGCTGAGGCAGAATACCGGGCGATGGCTTCGACAGTTAGCGAGATTATTTGGATTCATTGGTTGCTTCGAGATTTACAAGTTGGTGTGGATGGACCTACTACTCTTTTTAACATGACAACCAAGCCGCCAGATACATCGCGAACAATCCCGTTTTTCATGAATGCACGAAGCATGTTGAAATGGATTGTTTTTTTGTTCGTGAACGAGTATTTCAAAGGAGATTATGCCCATGCAAATTAA